Proteins from one Rosa chinensis cultivar Old Blush chromosome 7, RchiOBHm-V2, whole genome shotgun sequence genomic window:
- the LOC121050704 gene encoding secreted RxLR effector protein 161-like — MIGSLLYLTASRPNIFFSVGVCARFQANPKESHLEAVRRILRYISGTVTCGIFYTFDTNVEIAGYSDANWGGNLKDRKSTSGGYFFTGNNLVAWHNKKRNCISLSTAEAEYVAAGSCCTQMLKDYGISQGKLSIFCDNTSAINITKNPVQHSRTKHIDLIYHFIRDLVEQNILELSFVPTDNQLADLFTKPLDTARFELLRNAIGICSKY; from the coding sequence ATGATTGGCAGTTTGTTGTATCTTACTGCTAGTCGACCTAATATCTTCTTCAGTGTTGGAGTGTGTGCTCGATTTCAAGCAAATCCAAAGGAATCCCATCTGGAAGCTGTTAGAAGGATTCTTCGATACATCTCAGGTACAGTCACTTGTGGCATCTTCTATACCTTTGACACTAATGTGGAGATTGCAGGCTACTCCGATGCTAACTGGGGAGGTAACCTTAAGGATAGGAAGAGCACCTCGGGAGGGTATTTCTTTACTGGAAATAACTTAGTCGCATGGCACAACAAAAAGCGAAATTGCATCTCACTCTCGACCGCTGAAGCTGAATATGTGGCAGCTGGAAGTTGTTGTACTCAAATGCTCAAGGATTATGGTAtctctcaaggtaagttgtccaTCTTCTGTGACAACACTAGTGCCATAAATATCACCAAGAATCCTGTTCAACACTCTAGGACAAAGCACATTGACCTCATATATCACTTCATTAGAGATTTAGTTGAGCAGAACATTCTTGAATTAAGCTTTGTGCCTACTGACAATCAGTTAGCTGATCTTTTCACTAAACCACTAGACACTGCTAGGTTTGAATTATTGAGGAATGCCATTGGAATATGCTCTAAATATTAA
- the LOC112178472 gene encoding uncharacterized protein LOC112178472, with the protein MEHSSDRAGGGSVNSPPWFDGGCGKYTEWKIYMKSYFYAQDEHGRMKRWMTLMGEFSRSLVGVGVDKIVKKILRALPEKFHSKVTSIEDSFDIDDYPLDELIRNLKTYEMRKHGNSNNKSLLLTWSDDETQEVENVVFVSSLLADSESDEAFSDDETAIRCKQLYKTTWEQERNRFTDELTSVSNDKVLPAWKNERLELNNKIKLLELEDELKITQEKFAKFDISSSVVSRLFGSGKAPHDTFRLGYSGGSSKSTKFVKESRPVVENGESCTDIVKKVKDKGNEQLKYAQQVKFDQGVTTSQNRYLNSKTFIPTCHHCGKIGHIRPRCNERTVKLQHDQEKCTVESLQSELREQKELINRLTELFSKKQTIRGKNVWTRKSRNNSSLTHTDTANAACLIICVNPCKKSIYIEATCLVALTALADKQRDIWYVDSGCSRHMTGDKAWFSSFEDECTTGSVTFGNGRKAIILARGTVNTPGILNLKNILYVEGLIANLISVSHLSDDYEDVT; encoded by the exons ATGGAACACTCGAGTGATAGAGCTGGTGGTGGTTCTGTCAACAGTCCTCCATGGTTTGATGGAGGGtgtggaaagtacactgaatggaaaatatacatgaaatcGTACTTCTATGCACAAGATGAGCAT GGGAGGATGAAACGGTGGATGACTTTGATGGGAGAATTCTCAAGATCACTGGTCGGTGTTGGAGTAGATAAGATAGTCAAGAAGATACTCAGGGCCTTGCCTGAAAAATTCCATTCCAAAGTCACCAGTATAGAGGATTcatttgatattgatgactATCCACTTGATGAGCTTATCAGAAATCTCAAAACCTATGAGATGAG GAAGCATGGTAATAGCAATAACAAATCGCTGCTCTTAACATGGAGTGATGATGAAACTCAGGAAGTGGAGAATGTAGTTTTTGTATCATCTCTCTTGGCTGATTCAGAAAGTGATGAGGCTTTCTCTGATGATGAAACTGCTATCCGCTGCAAGCAACTCTACAAG ACAACTTGGGAACAAGAAAGGAACAGGTTCACTGATGAGTTAACTAGTGTATCAAATGATAAGGTGCTGCCAGCATGGAAGAATGAACGTCTTGAACTCAACAATAAAATCAAACTGCTGGAGCTTGAG GATGAGTTAAAAATCACTCAAGAAAAGTTTGCTAAGTTTGATATCAGCTCAAGTGTTGTATCAAGGTTGTTTGGATCAGGAAAAGCTCCACATGACACTTTCAGACTTGGCTATTCAGGTGGGAGTTCCAAGAGTACCAAGTTTGTCAAAGAGTCACGACCAGTTGTTGAAAATGGTGAATCTTGTACTGACATTGTCAAAAAGGTCAAGGACAAAGGTAATGAACAACTGAAATATGCTCAACAGGTAAAGTTTGACCAAGGAGTTACTACTAGTCAAAACAGGTATCTCAACTCAAAGACCTTTATTCCTACTTGTCACCATTGTGGTAAGATCGGACATATTAGACCTAGATGTAATGAGAGAACTGTTAAGTTACAGCATGATCAAGAAAAATGTACTGTAGAATCTCTACAAAGTGAGCTTAGAGAACAAAAGGAACTCATCAATAGGCTAactgaattgttttccaaaaagcaAACTATTAGAGGAAAAAATGTCTGGACTAGGAAGAGTAGGAATAATAGTTCTCTCACTCACACTGACACTGCTAATGCTGCTTGTCTTATAATATGTGTTAATCCATGTAAGAAATCTATATATATTGAAGCCACATGTCTAGTAGCTCTTACAGCCTTAGCTGACAAACAAAGAGACATTTGGTATGTTGATAGTGGCTGCTCTCGACACATGACCGGAGACAAAGCATGGTTTTCTTCCTTTGAGGACGAGTGCACAACAGGATCTGTCACCTTTGGTAATGGAAGAAAAGCAATCATATTGGCTCGAGGCACTGTCAATACACCTGGCATCCTAAATCTCAAGAATATACTATATGTTGAAGGACTGATAGCTAATTTGATTAGTGTCAGCCACTTGTCTGATGACTATGAAGATGTGACGTAG